From the Streptomyces pluripotens genome, one window contains:
- the murC gene encoding UDP-N-acetylmuramate--L-alanine ligase, which produces MTPGLPAAMDRPHFIGIGGAGMSGIAKILAQRGAKVVGSDAKDSATAEALRALGVTVHIGHAAGHLADDASCVVVSSAIREDNPELVRAAELGIPVVHRSDALAALMDGLRPIAVAGTHGKTTTTSMLAVSLTELGREPSYAIGGDLDAPGSNALHGAGDVFVAEADESDRSFHTYAPEVAIVLNVELDHHANYASMDEIYESFETFAGKIVPGGTLVISADHAGARELTRRLAGSVRTVTYGEADDADVRVLEIVPQGLKSRVTVLLDGRELTFTVSVPGRHYALNAVAALTAGAALGIPADGLAPALAAYTGVKRRLQLKGEAAGVQVIDSYAHHPTEMTADLEAMRAAAGDSRILVVFQPHLFSRTQQLGKEMGRSLALADASAVLDVYPAREDPIPGVTSDLIIEAARAAGADVTAVHDKAQIPVVIAGMAQPGDLVLTMGAGDVTDLGPRILDRLSQQQ; this is translated from the coding sequence ATGACGCCCGGCCTGCCTGCCGCCATGGACCGACCGCACTTCATCGGCATCGGCGGCGCCGGGATGTCGGGGATCGCCAAGATCCTCGCGCAGCGCGGGGCGAAGGTGGTCGGCAGCGATGCCAAGGACTCTGCGACCGCCGAGGCGCTACGGGCGCTGGGCGTGACCGTGCACATCGGGCACGCGGCCGGGCACCTCGCGGACGACGCGAGCTGCGTCGTCGTGTCGTCGGCGATCCGTGAGGACAACCCGGAGCTGGTGCGTGCCGCCGAGCTGGGGATTCCGGTGGTGCACCGGTCGGACGCGCTGGCGGCGCTCATGGACGGGCTGCGGCCGATCGCCGTGGCCGGCACCCACGGCAAGACCACCACCACCTCCATGCTCGCCGTCTCCCTCACCGAGCTCGGACGGGAGCCGTCGTACGCGATCGGCGGCGATCTGGACGCGCCCGGCTCCAACGCCCTGCACGGCGCGGGGGACGTCTTCGTCGCCGAGGCGGACGAATCGGACCGCAGCTTCCACACATACGCTCCCGAGGTCGCCATCGTCCTCAACGTCGAGCTGGACCACCACGCCAACTACGCCTCCATGGACGAGATCTACGAGTCCTTCGAGACCTTCGCAGGGAAGATCGTCCCCGGCGGCACGCTGGTGATCTCCGCCGACCACGCGGGGGCGCGGGAGCTGACCCGGCGGCTGGCCGGGTCCGTGCGGACCGTGACCTACGGTGAGGCAGACGATGCCGACGTGCGGGTTCTGGAGATCGTCCCGCAGGGGCTGAAGAGCCGGGTCACCGTGTTGCTCGACGGGCGGGAACTCACCTTCACGGTGTCCGTGCCCGGGCGGCACTACGCCCTCAACGCCGTCGCCGCGCTCACCGCTGGTGCCGCCCTCGGGATTCCGGCCGACGGGCTGGCGCCCGCGCTCGCCGCCTACACCGGCGTCAAGCGGCGCCTGCAGCTCAAGGGCGAAGCAGCCGGTGTACAGGTGATCGACTCCTACGCCCACCACCCGACTGAGATGACCGCGGACCTGGAGGCGATGCGCGCCGCCGCCGGTGACTCCCGCATCCTCGTCGTCTTCCAGCCGCACCTCTTCTCCCGCACCCAGCAGTTGGGCAAGGAGATGGGCCGGTCGCTGGCTCTGGCGGACGCCTCTGCCGTGCTCGACGTCTACCCCGCCCGCGAGGACCCGATCCCGGGCGTGACGAGCGACCTGATCATCGAGGCCGCGCGTGCGGCCGGCGCCGATGTCACCGCCGTGCACGACAAGGCGCAGATCCCCGTGGTGATCGCGGGAATGGCGCAGCCCGGGGACCTCGTTCTCACTATGGGCGCGGGCGACGTGACCGACCTGGGCCCGCGGATCCTGGACCGCCTGTCGCAGCAGCAGTGA
- the msrB gene encoding peptide-methionine (R)-S-oxide reductase MsrB produces the protein MSYEVEKPDEQWRAELTPAEYAVLRQAATEPAFTGEYTDTKTEGVYSCRACGADLFTSETKFASHCGWPSFYDPKGTDAVELVEDRSHGMVRTEVRCARCGSHLGHVFEGEGYPTPTNQRYCINSVSLRLAPAED, from the coding sequence ATGTCGTACGAGGTCGAGAAGCCGGACGAGCAGTGGCGCGCGGAGCTGACTCCGGCCGAGTACGCCGTGCTGCGTCAGGCCGCCACCGAGCCGGCCTTCACCGGCGAGTACACGGACACCAAGACCGAGGGGGTGTACTCGTGCCGTGCCTGCGGTGCCGACCTGTTCACCTCCGAAACCAAGTTCGCCTCGCACTGCGGCTGGCCGTCCTTCTACGATCCCAAGGGCACCGACGCGGTGGAACTGGTTGAGGACCGTTCCCACGGCATGGTCCGGACCGAGGTGCGGTGTGCCCGTTGCGGTTCCCACCTCGGGCACGTGTTCGAGGGTGAGGGGTATCCGACCCCGACCAACCAGCGGTACTGCATCAACTCCGTCTCCCTGCGGCTGGCCCCCGCCGAGGACTGA
- a CDS encoding PP2C family protein-serine/threonine phosphatase — MARWIQSRRRPAPGDGHRREIGASGENARAAARLSTLREALAGVGTTLDEATTCAELTRAVLRLAGGAAAVVRRTGKAVSGYEAIVGDPGLLPDARWATAVAREAVVSEGGPVAQPWLKHPDGTSARTALCAPLTSGEDTYGVLVWARAGGPLARAEAELTALLAERAASHIRHARAYEQVSRTASDLQRALLAEPGRPHPNLDVAVRYLPVGGSALVGGDWCETVRLHFGRTLLVVGDVMGHGLEAAVDMSAYRSSLRYIASSDLPPHRVLRQMDDIASGEADRRPATCLLARVDPGRGQVTVASAGHLPPVLITRGGEAALLPVPVGPPLGTGLGGYETATHEFADAETLVLFTDGLVEHRGEDIDHSLARLAALSFTDCNGVDAVLDTILARLDARHAEDDVAVLAARSHLRRGTHADSAPADRSPG; from the coding sequence GTGGCGCGCTGGATACAGTCCCGTCGCAGGCCCGCGCCCGGCGACGGTCACCGCCGTGAGATCGGCGCCTCCGGCGAGAACGCGCGGGCCGCAGCGCGGCTGAGCACGCTGCGCGAGGCGCTGGCCGGTGTGGGCACGACCCTCGACGAGGCCACGACCTGCGCCGAGCTGACCCGGGCTGTTCTGCGGCTGGCAGGCGGGGCGGCCGCAGTGGTGCGTCGGACGGGGAAGGCCGTATCGGGCTACGAGGCGATCGTGGGGGACCCTGGCCTGCTGCCCGATGCCCGGTGGGCCACCGCCGTGGCCCGGGAGGCGGTCGTATCCGAGGGCGGTCCGGTGGCGCAGCCGTGGTTGAAGCACCCGGACGGCACCAGTGCCCGGACCGCACTGTGCGCGCCGCTGACCAGCGGGGAGGACACCTACGGTGTCCTGGTGTGGGCCCGGGCCGGGGGGCCGCTTGCCCGCGCGGAGGCCGAGCTGACCGCCCTGCTCGCCGAGCGTGCCGCCTCCCACATCCGGCACGCCCGCGCGTACGAGCAGGTCAGTCGTACCGCGAGCGACCTGCAACGCGCCCTGCTGGCCGAACCCGGCCGCCCGCACCCCAACCTGGATGTCGCCGTCCGCTACCTCCCGGTCGGCGGGAGTGCGCTGGTCGGCGGCGACTGGTGCGAAACCGTCCGGTTGCACTTCGGCCGCACCCTCCTGGTGGTCGGCGACGTGATGGGGCATGGCCTGGAAGCCGCCGTCGACATGAGCGCCTACCGCTCCTCTCTGCGCTACATCGCCTCCTCCGACCTGCCCCCGCACCGCGTGCTGCGCCAGATGGACGACATTGCCTCCGGGGAGGCGGACCGCAGGCCCGCTACCTGTCTGCTCGCCCGTGTCGATCCGGGCCGGGGGCAGGTCACCGTGGCCAGCGCCGGTCACCTGCCGCCGGTGCTCATCACCAGGGGCGGCGAGGCGGCCCTGCTGCCCGTCCCCGTGGGACCGCCCCTGGGCACCGGACTCGGCGGCTACGAGACCGCCACCCACGAATTCGCGGATGCGGAGACGCTCGTGCTGTTCACCGATGGGCTCGTGGAGCACCGCGGTGAGGACATCGACCACTCCCTCGCCCGTCTGGCCGCCCTCAGCTTCACCGACTGCAACGGGGTCGACGCGGTCCTGGACACCATCCTCGCCCGTCTGGACGCCCGGCACGCGGAAGACGACGTGGCCGTCCTCGCCGCCCGCTCGCACCTGAGGCGGGGCACCCACGCGGACTCCGCTCCGGCAGACCGCTCGCCCGGCTGA
- a CDS encoding ABC transporter ATP-binding protein, with protein sequence MIRIESVTKRYPDGTVAVDQLSLDIPDRAITVLVGPSGCGKTTTLRMINRMVEPSDGSILIDGMDIRQQPVNTLRRSMGYVIQNAGLFQHRTILDNIATVPRLLGWSKQEARARAAELMERVGLDATLAKRYPYQLSGGQQQRVGVARALAADPPVLLMDEPFSAVDPVVRKGLQDELLRIQDELGKTIVFVTHDIDEAVKLGTMVAVLRTGGRLAQFSPPAELLSAPADSFVEDFLGADRGIRRLSFFPSGRLELQTAPIVGIDADAAKIASRAEAPYLLVTDLDGKPLGWSEPERLTAGAIDRDQLIDHGRPFLPGTDSLRTALDGSVLSPTGWAVAVDGQGRAVGVVSQQVIGEAIRAAHGQVAQDLGVKAAR encoded by the coding sequence TTGATACGGATTGAGTCAGTCACGAAGCGGTACCCGGACGGCACGGTCGCGGTCGACCAGTTGTCACTGGACATACCTGACCGCGCGATCACCGTCCTGGTTGGGCCGTCCGGCTGTGGCAAGACGACGACCCTGCGGATGATCAACCGGATGGTGGAGCCCAGCGACGGCAGCATCCTGATCGACGGTATGGACATCCGGCAACAGCCGGTCAACACCCTGCGGCGCTCCATGGGTTACGTCATCCAGAACGCCGGACTCTTCCAACACCGCACCATCCTCGACAACATAGCCACCGTGCCCCGCCTGCTCGGCTGGAGCAAGCAGGAGGCGCGCGCCCGGGCGGCGGAGCTGATGGAGCGGGTCGGGCTGGATGCCACCCTGGCCAAGCGGTACCCGTACCAGCTCTCCGGCGGGCAGCAGCAGCGTGTTGGCGTGGCCCGGGCGCTCGCCGCCGACCCGCCGGTGCTGCTGATGGACGAACCGTTCTCTGCCGTCGACCCCGTCGTGCGCAAGGGACTGCAAGACGAACTCCTGCGCATCCAAGATGAGTTGGGCAAGACCATCGTCTTTGTCACCCATGACATCGATGAGGCGGTCAAGCTGGGTACCATGGTCGCCGTGCTCCGCACCGGCGGCCGTCTCGCCCAGTTCTCCCCGCCCGCGGAACTCCTCAGCGCGCCCGCCGACTCCTTCGTGGAGGACTTCCTCGGCGCCGACCGGGGCATCCGTCGGCTGTCCTTCTTCCCTTCCGGGAGGCTGGAGTTGCAGACCGCCCCCATCGTGGGGATCGACGCGGACGCCGCGAAGATCGCCTCCCGGGCCGAGGCCCCCTACCTCCTCGTCACCGACCTTGACGGCAAGCCGCTCGGTTGGAGCGAGCCCGAACGTCTCACCGCCGGAGCCATCGACCGCGACCAGCTCATCGACCACGGAAGGCCCTTCCTGCCCGGCACGGATTCGCTGCGCACCGCGCTCGACGGGTCCGTGCTCTCACCGACCGGCTGGGCCGTCGCGGTGGACGGCCAGGGACGCGCCGTCGGTGTCGTCTCCCAGCAGGTCATCGGCGAGGCCATTCGTGCCGCCCACGGCCAGGTGGCCCAGGACCTCGGTGTGAAGGCCGCGCGATGA
- a CDS encoding ABC transporter permease codes for MNGFFDLPSDLQHGYFGLIGLHLREGLVPVLAGLLIALPVAQLCVRFRWVYPPVLGVTTVLYSIPSLAFFVVLIDYFGQSETTVMIPLAVYSLVVLVPAIVDGVRSVPQETLAAAQAMGFGPVRRYLQVQLPIAVPAILAGLRVATVSSLSLVSVGMLIGNQGALGNMLYDAQTYHRPALAVNSVLTTAVLGILADALLVLVRLLLTPWMPRKGAAR; via the coding sequence ATGAACGGATTCTTCGACCTCCCGAGCGACTTGCAGCACGGCTACTTCGGACTCATCGGTCTGCACCTGCGCGAAGGCTTGGTGCCGGTGTTGGCCGGACTGCTCATCGCCCTGCCCGTCGCCCAGCTCTGCGTACGGTTCCGCTGGGTCTACCCGCCCGTCCTCGGCGTCACCACCGTGCTCTACTCCATCCCGTCACTGGCCTTCTTCGTCGTCCTCATCGACTACTTCGGTCAGAGCGAGACCACCGTGATGATCCCGCTCGCGGTCTACAGCTTGGTGGTGTTGGTCCCGGCGATCGTGGATGGTGTCCGATCGGTCCCGCAGGAGACCCTGGCCGCCGCACAGGCTATGGGATTTGGGCCGGTGCGCCGTTACCTCCAGGTCCAGTTGCCCATCGCCGTCCCCGCGATCCTCGCCGGCCTCAGGGTGGCGACCGTGTCCAGCCTCTCCCTGGTCAGCGTCGGCATGCTCATCGGCAACCAGGGGGCCCTGGGCAACATGCTCTACGACGCCCAGACCTACCACCGGCCCGCACTGGCCGTGAACTCCGTGCTGACCACCGCGGTTCTGGGCATCCTCGCCGACGCTCTGCTGGTCCTCGTCCGTCTGCTTCTCACGCCCTGGATGCCGAGGAAGGGGGCGGCCCGGTGA
- a CDS encoding ABC transporter permease — MNVLHLVHAFFSDGAHWHGYDGIPARFAEHIEYSLEALLLAAVIALPIGLVTGHYGRGGNALALIATAGRALPSFGLLVLMFIWIGLGLMPVMVPLVVLAVPPILVTTYEAIRSVDPSPVDAARGMGMPEARVLLQVEVPVALPLILSGLRTAAVQIVSTATIAAYIGFGGLGRYIIDGLFQRNYEKVVGGATLVAVLALVTLAVFWAASRLTVSPGVQRSG, encoded by the coding sequence GTGAACGTACTGCATCTCGTGCACGCCTTCTTCAGCGACGGCGCCCACTGGCACGGCTACGACGGCATCCCCGCCCGGTTCGCCGAGCACATCGAGTACTCGCTGGAAGCCCTGCTGCTCGCGGCCGTGATCGCCCTGCCCATCGGCCTAGTCACCGGCCACTACGGGCGCGGCGGCAACGCACTCGCGCTGATCGCCACCGCTGGCAGGGCCCTGCCCAGCTTCGGCCTGCTGGTGCTGATGTTCATCTGGATCGGCCTCGGCCTGATGCCGGTGATGGTCCCGCTGGTCGTACTCGCCGTACCGCCGATCCTCGTCACCACCTACGAAGCGATTCGTTCCGTGGACCCCTCCCCAGTGGACGCGGCACGGGGAATGGGGATGCCCGAGGCCCGCGTCCTCCTCCAGGTGGAGGTGCCGGTCGCCCTGCCGCTGATCCTCAGCGGCCTGCGCACGGCGGCCGTCCAGATCGTCTCCACCGCCACCATCGCCGCCTACATCGGCTTCGGCGGACTGGGCCGGTACATCATCGATGGCCTCTTCCAGCGCAACTACGAGAAGGTCGTCGGTGGCGCCACCCTGGTCGCCGTGCTCGCCCTCGTCACCCTCGCGGTGTTCTGGGCGGCGTCGCGGCTCACGGTGTCACCGGGGGTGCAACGCAGCGGCTGA
- a CDS encoding GTP-binding protein, whose product MTPTEPLVRGVAARDAVRPPLPVKMVIAGGFGVGKTTAVGAISEIEPLTTEASITEVAAGVDDLTHTPHKTTTTVAMDFGCITIDPMLKLYLFGTPGQERFGFMWDDIVEGAVGGLVIVDTRRLDDCYAAVDYFEHKDIPFAVAVNAFDGKVEHSLDEIRWALDVSGGVPIVVFDARERGSVRDALLVVLELALARTEQ is encoded by the coding sequence GTGACACCGACTGAACCACTCGTCCGGGGCGTCGCCGCACGGGATGCCGTACGGCCGCCGCTACCGGTGAAGATGGTGATCGCGGGCGGCTTCGGGGTGGGGAAGACCACCGCCGTCGGCGCGATCTCGGAGATCGAGCCGCTGACCACGGAGGCGTCGATCACCGAGGTGGCGGCCGGCGTGGACGACCTCACGCACACGCCGCACAAGACCACGACCACCGTGGCCATGGACTTCGGGTGCATCACCATCGACCCGATGCTGAAGCTGTACCTGTTCGGGACGCCCGGCCAGGAGCGGTTCGGGTTCATGTGGGACGACATCGTGGAGGGCGCGGTCGGCGGCCTCGTCATCGTCGACACCCGGCGGCTGGACGACTGCTACGCGGCCGTCGACTACTTCGAGCACAAGGACATCCCGTTCGCCGTCGCGGTCAATGCCTTCGACGGGAAGGTGGAGCACTCCCTGGACGAGATCCGCTGGGCGCTGGACGTCTCCGGCGGAGTGCCGATCGTGGTGTTCGACGCCCGGGAACGCGGCTCGGTGCGGGACGCCCTGCTCGTCGTCCTGGAACTGGCGCTGGCCCGCACCGAGCAGTAG
- a CDS encoding DUF742 domain-containing protein, giving the protein MADGTPGSDPVGPAPAVRPFLVTAGRVADAASGRALPLETQVVATLAGLDALGRLSFEQHDIVAACRLPQSLAELAARLRLHLNVVRVLAEDLREAGQLTVYVPDAEATHDASVLRRLIDGLRAIPDSRGVSSDTD; this is encoded by the coding sequence ATGGCGGACGGCACCCCGGGCTCGGACCCGGTCGGCCCCGCCCCCGCCGTACGGCCGTTCCTGGTCACCGCCGGCCGGGTGGCGGATGCCGCCTCCGGCCGGGCGCTGCCCCTGGAGACGCAGGTGGTGGCCACGCTCGCCGGTCTCGACGCGCTCGGCCGGCTCTCCTTCGAGCAGCACGACATCGTCGCCGCGTGCCGGCTGCCGCAGTCCCTTGCGGAACTCGCGGCGCGGCTGCGGCTGCATCTGAACGTGGTCCGCGTACTGGCCGAGGACCTGCGCGAGGCGGGGCAGCTGACGGTGTACGTGCCGGACGCCGAGGCCACCCACGACGCGTCAGTGCTGCGCAGGCTCATCGATGGTCTCAGGGCCATCCCCGACTCCCGAGGGGTATCGAGTGACACCGACTGA
- a CDS encoding roadblock/LC7 domain-containing protein has protein sequence MSTSTGDTPTDGTTPSDLQAAAADFTWLLNRFATETAGVVDAIAVSSDGLLIAVSQLREHADSERLAAIVSGITSLAAGASGNYGLGGLNKVIIDLEGGHVIVSAIGSGAVLGVVTGKEAKLGNIAYEMTLFANRAGAALSPQLVLELKNSVGATSAR, from the coding sequence GTGAGCACGTCGACAGGTGACACCCCGACGGACGGCACCACGCCATCCGACCTGCAGGCAGCCGCAGCCGACTTCACCTGGCTGCTGAACCGTTTCGCGACCGAGACCGCAGGCGTCGTCGACGCGATCGCCGTCTCCTCCGACGGTCTGCTGATCGCGGTGTCCCAGCTGCGCGAGCACGCCGACTCCGAGCGGCTCGCGGCGATCGTCTCGGGCATCACCAGCCTGGCTGCGGGCGCCTCCGGCAATTACGGGCTGGGGGGCTTGAACAAGGTCATCATCGATCTGGAAGGCGGCCACGTGATCGTCTCCGCGATCGGCAGCGGCGCCGTGCTCGGCGTCGTCACCGGCAAGGAGGCAAAGCTCGGCAACATCGCCTACGAGATGACGCTGTTCGCCAACCGCGCCGGGGCCGCCCTCAGCCCGCAGCTCGTCCTCGAACTGAAGAACAGCGTCGGCGCCACGTCGGCACGCTGA
- a CDS encoding sensor histidine kinase, translating to MSTNQVDAPARHAPTRSGARGFADRWPFRRKLNLLVGIPLAVITCLLSYLFTDLVQQSGSAASAAQLVRDSAQVARLVDRVEAEHQQAILLSARYESGDTKPSKSAYRAAQKAVDSQVEKVRESFGEQLPEREAQALHEVGGLTSLRTSVERSYLPADNIDPAYTNASQGLIDGLSLDRNTDLAATFTGNLLDSLLRADAAHGAFETNVFAATTGDTNAQIEFTSAVGAYDLYIHQADRFARFATEEQTDRLGGIEHTPAQREIAQAFAELQVDAGQLQAQGQRQIRLAVQGSLAGYPAYPQQAAARLKITTSLIGEIADRADGAATSARWRAGLLLSGALIAFVLWIAFAVLVRRSVIRPVQALTGAAQEVAEVAGRELARVADDDAEDDGPPRLRDMPVTARDEIGDLAEAFNRVQTTAAALLERQVLSRRNTAEMFGNVGRRVSNLTTRQLTLIDAVERGETDPALLERLYSIDHIAVRLRRNADSLMLLAGIRETVLEAGPAALSNVVRAALGQIEGYQRVRLYAAADAMVDPDVVGDLTLMTAELLENAVGFSPESSPVEVTVRSGTDGARVAITDHGLGMSAERLAEENARLVRRERLDLMPTKVLGLFVVGALARRWEIGVELTRTPGGGVTAEVSLPTSVLLMLNPQADTPVTVTPGPAAVVSGPVPARGVPRQASVDSAPGKAVIVGPAQAEAARTDVAGPLPRRIPRREQQSGPVPDGTTTTARGTGTAAARTGTVTSGSDSPAADRPAAAAGEQTAAVSEQAAARPSGTGRPLRRRVRGATLPSTAGAAPAVPQSARPLDAEAVRSALEEFEEAVERAQRDSDTEGGTRPEHTPAPHPDAAARSARADRASPEHGRPAPTIPPHDQNHLPEGAEQ from the coding sequence GTGTCCACGAACCAGGTGGACGCGCCTGCCAGGCACGCCCCCACGCGGAGCGGAGCACGGGGTTTCGCCGACCGCTGGCCCTTCAGGCGCAAACTCAACCTACTCGTCGGTATCCCCCTCGCGGTCATCACCTGCCTGCTGTCCTACCTGTTCACCGATTTGGTGCAGCAATCCGGCAGCGCCGCGTCGGCCGCCCAGCTCGTACGTGACAGCGCCCAGGTAGCTCGACTGGTCGACCGGGTAGAGGCCGAACACCAGCAGGCGATCCTGCTCTCCGCGCGCTACGAGTCCGGGGACACCAAGCCGTCGAAGTCCGCCTACCGCGCGGCGCAGAAGGCGGTTGACTCACAGGTGGAGAAGGTGCGCGAAAGCTTCGGTGAGCAACTGCCGGAGCGCGAGGCGCAGGCCTTGCACGAAGTCGGCGGCCTCACCAGCCTGCGCACCTCGGTGGAGCGTTCGTACCTGCCGGCCGACAACATCGACCCGGCCTACACCAACGCCTCGCAGGGACTGATCGACGGGCTCAGCCTCGACCGCAACACCGACCTGGCCGCCACCTTCACCGGCAACCTGCTCGACTCCCTGCTGCGCGCGGATGCCGCCCACGGGGCCTTCGAGACCAACGTGTTCGCCGCCACCACCGGGGACACCAACGCGCAGATCGAGTTCACCAGCGCGGTCGGTGCCTACGACCTCTACATCCACCAGGCCGACCGGTTCGCCCGGTTCGCCACCGAGGAGCAAACGGACCGGCTCGGCGGCATCGAGCACACTCCGGCACAGCGTGAGATCGCTCAGGCCTTCGCCGAGCTGCAGGTCGATGCAGGTCAGTTGCAGGCGCAGGGGCAGAGGCAGATCCGGCTGGCGGTCCAGGGCTCACTGGCCGGCTACCCCGCCTATCCCCAGCAGGCCGCCGCCCGGTTGAAGATCACCACCTCGCTGATCGGGGAGATCGCCGACCGTGCCGACGGCGCCGCCACCTCCGCCCGTTGGCGGGCGGGTCTGCTGCTGAGCGGCGCGCTGATCGCCTTCGTCCTGTGGATCGCGTTCGCCGTACTGGTGCGCCGCTCGGTGATCCGGCCCGTGCAGGCGCTCACCGGCGCGGCGCAGGAGGTCGCCGAGGTCGCGGGGCGCGAGCTTGCCCGGGTGGCCGACGACGACGCCGAGGACGACGGACCGCCCCGGCTGCGGGACATGCCGGTCACCGCGCGTGACGAGATCGGCGACCTGGCCGAGGCGTTCAACCGGGTGCAGACCACCGCCGCCGCGCTGCTGGAGCGTCAGGTGCTCAGTCGACGCAACACCGCCGAGATGTTCGGCAACGTGGGCCGACGCGTGTCGAACCTGACGACACGCCAGCTCACGCTGATTGATGCGGTGGAACGTGGTGAGACCGACCCCGCTCTGCTGGAACGCCTGTACTCCATCGACCACATCGCCGTGCGGCTGCGCCGCAATGCCGACAGCCTGATGCTGCTGGCCGGCATCCGCGAGACCGTGCTGGAGGCGGGGCCGGCAGCGTTGTCCAACGTCGTGCGGGCAGCGCTGGGACAGATCGAGGGCTATCAGCGGGTGCGGCTGTACGCGGCGGCGGACGCCATGGTCGATCCGGACGTCGTCGGCGACCTGACGCTGATGACTGCCGAACTCTTGGAGAACGCCGTCGGGTTCTCACCCGAGAGCAGCCCGGTCGAAGTGACCGTCCGCTCCGGTACCGACGGCGCGCGCGTGGCGATCACGGATCACGGTCTCGGCATGAGCGCCGAGCGCCTCGCCGAGGAGAACGCCAGGCTGGTCCGGCGCGAACGCCTGGATCTGATGCCGACGAAGGTGCTGGGCCTGTTCGTGGTGGGCGCGCTGGCCCGCCGTTGGGAGATCGGGGTAGAGCTGACCCGGACGCCGGGCGGCGGTGTGACGGCGGAGGTGTCCCTGCCCACGTCTGTGCTGCTGATGCTCAACCCGCAGGCGGACACCCCGGTCACCGTGACGCCGGGACCCGCCGCCGTGGTGTCCGGGCCCGTGCCGGCCCGTGGCGTACCGCGGCAGGCGTCGGTGGACAGCGCGCCCGGGAAGGCCGTGATCGTCGGCCCCGCCCAGGCCGAAGCCGCTCGTACCGATGTCGCCGGGCCACTCCCCCGCCGGATTCCGCGCCGCGAGCAGCAGTCCGGGCCGGTCCCGGACGGGACGACCACGACGGCTCGGGGGACCGGCACGGCAGCGGCCCGCACCGGCACGGTGACAAGCGGGTCCGATTCACCGGCCGCCGACAGGCCGGCCGCGGCGGCCGGCGAGCAGACCGCCGCGGTCAGTGAACAGGCCGCGGCGAGGCCCTCGGGTACCGGCCGCCCGCTGCGTCGGCGGGTCCGCGGAGCCACGTTGCCGTCCACCGCCGGCGCCGCTCCTGCGGTACCGCAGTCCGCGCGCCCGCTGGACGCGGAGGCCGTGCGCAGCGCGCTGGAAGAGTTCGAAGAGGCGGTGGAACGCGCCCAGCGGGACAGCGACACGGAAGGTGGCACCCGTCCTGAGCACACCCCCGCCCCGCATCCCGACGCCGCCGCCCGGTCGGCGCGCGCCGACCGGGCGAGCCCCGAACACGGGCGTCCCGCCCCGACCATCCCGCCGCACGACCAGAACCACCTTCCGGAAGGAGCCGAGCAGTGA
- a CDS encoding ABC transporter substrate-binding protein: protein MTSTTHISRFIRRNRGAAATFALVAATALLAGCSSSDDKGVVVGSNNFPESNLLADIYGEALKAKGITVTYKPNIGSRETTYGLIKNGSISVLPEYNGALLAYLDPKATPKTTEATTAAIKAKLGSKLTLLQPSSAQDKDSVTVNAATAQKYNLTGKSSIADLKGIAKGLVIGGSPEFQTRHQGLVGLKSVYGVDFKSFKALDAGGPLTQAALKKDAVQAADVFTTDPTISKEKFVVLQDPENLFGFENVQPLVHKGALPQKGVDALNAVSAKLDTATLLDLDTQVQAQNKDPLDVAKAWLKSAGLS from the coding sequence GTGACTTCCACGACCCATATCAGCAGGTTCATCCGGAGGAACCGAGGCGCGGCAGCGACGTTCGCCCTCGTGGCGGCGACGGCTCTGCTGGCGGGCTGCTCCTCCAGCGACGACAAGGGAGTTGTCGTCGGATCCAACAACTTCCCCGAGAGCAACCTGCTCGCCGACATCTACGGCGAGGCACTCAAGGCCAAGGGGATCACGGTCACCTACAAACCGAACATCGGCAGTCGCGAGACGACCTACGGGCTCATCAAGAACGGTTCGATCTCGGTCCTGCCCGAGTACAACGGGGCACTGCTGGCCTATCTCGACCCCAAGGCCACGCCGAAGACCACCGAGGCCACGACGGCGGCCATCAAGGCCAAGCTGGGTTCCAAGCTGACGTTGCTACAACCCTCGTCGGCGCAGGACAAGGATTCCGTCACGGTCAACGCGGCCACCGCGCAGAAGTACAACCTCACCGGGAAGTCCTCCATCGCAGACCTCAAAGGCATAGCCAAGGGCCTGGTCATCGGAGGCTCGCCCGAGTTCCAGACCCGTCACCAGGGGCTGGTGGGCCTGAAGTCCGTCTACGGAGTGGACTTCAAGTCCTTCAAGGCGTTGGACGCGGGCGGCCCGCTCACCCAGGCTGCGCTCAAGAAGGACGCCGTGCAGGCGGCTGACGTCTTCACCACGGATCCGACCATCTCCAAGGAGAAGTTCGTCGTCCTGCAGGACCCGGAGAACCTCTTCGGCTTCGAGAACGTCCAGCCGCTCGTCCACAAGGGCGCGCTGCCCCAGAAGGGCGTGGACGCGCTCAACGCGGTCTCGGCCAAGCTCGATACCGCGACCTTGCTCGACCTGGACACCCAGGTTCAGGCGCAGAACAAGGACCCGCTGGACGTGGCGAAGGCATGGTTGAAGTCCGCCGGTCTCTCCTGA